From a region of the Oryza sativa Japonica Group chromosome 6, ASM3414082v1 genome:
- the LOC9266914 gene encoding uncharacterized protein, whose amino-acid sequence MASAAIYSLFIINKSGGLIYYKDYGSAGRTDTNDSLRLASLWHSMHAISQQLSPTHGCEGIDLLQAHNFDLHCFQSLTGTKFFAVCETGAQNIETLLKVIYELYTDFVLKNPFYEMEMPIRCELFDLNLAQVIQKDRVTLLGR is encoded by the exons ATGGCGTCAGCAGCAATCTACAGCCTTTTCATCATTAACAAATCTGGCGGCCTTATATACTACAAG GACTATGGCTCAGCAGGTAGGACGGACACCAATGACAGTCTACGCTTGGCAAGTCTTTGGCATTCCATGCATGCTATCTCCCAGCAGCTGTCCCCTACACATGGCTGCGAAGGCATTGACCTTCTACAAGCCCATAACTTTGATCTCCATTGCTTCCAGTCCCTCACAG GGACAAAGTTTTTTGCTGTATGCGAAACTGGTGCTCAAAATATCGAGACACTACTGAAAGTCATATACGAGCTCTACACggattttgttttgaaaaatccATTCTACGAGATGGAGATGCCAATTCGTTGTGAGCTTTTTGATCTCAACCTGGCTCAGGTCATTCAGAAGGACCGCGTCACACTTCTGGGTCGATGA
- the LOC4340149 gene encoding polyadenylate-binding protein 2 isoform X6: MSLSHHLPPPPGDPYYVYAPHPYPDPQRQGVLTLFVAGLPDDVKPREIHNLFSSRPGFDHCLLEYTGRGNQVVAFVSFVNHQAALSAMSALNGTVFDPDTGDRLHIELAKSSSRKRHGDGGVYRVVDKRLKRKERAADHENAGDGGNDDDAWGEDDNGGNDDGGSDEPLDTENDDSDEKNELPAERSGQPGLKQHRGQSLSDDQPDKLSSDIPPCSTLFVANLGHSCTEEELKEVLSKQPGFHLLKMRRRGGMPVAFADFTDIESSTAAMDALQGTVLASSDADGLQIEYARSKMRKS; encoded by the exons ATGAGCCTCTCCCACcacctccccccgccgccgggaGACCCCTACTACGTGTACGCGCCGCACCCCTACCCAGATCCGCAGCGGCAGGGGGTACTCAcgctcttcgtcgccggcctccctgaCGACGTGAAGCCCCGGGAGATCCACAACCTCTTCTCCAGCCGCCCCGGCTTCGACCACTGCCTCCTCGAGTACACCGGCCGCGGGAACCAG GTGGTGGCCTTCGTGTCATTCGTTAATCATCAGGCGGCTCTTTCGGCAATGTCTGCTTTAAAT GGGACTGTATTTGATCCAGATACTGGAGACCGTTTGCACATTGAGCTAGCTAAATCGAGTTCACGTAAACGTCATGGAG ATGGTGGGGTTTATAGAGTTGTTGACAAACGACttaagagaaaagaaagagctGCTGACCATGAGAATGCTGGTGATGGAGGTAATGATGATGATGCATGGGGCGAGGATGATAATGGTGGTAATGATG ATGGTGGATCTGATGAGCCATTGGACACAGAAAATGATGATTCCGACGAAAAGAATGAATTACCAGCAGAACGGAG TGGTCAACCAGGGCTTAAGCAGCATAGGGGGCAATCTCTTTCAGAT GATCAACCAGACAAATTGTCAAGTGATATTCCACCTTGTTCTACTTTATTTGTTGCAAATTTGGGTCACTCATGCACAGAGGAAGAGCTAAAGGAAGTTTTATCTAA GCAACCTGGATTTCATTTGCTTAAAATGCGCCGTCGTGGTGGAATGCCAGTAGCTTTTGCTGATTTTACG GATATCGAGTCCTCTACGGCTGCTATGGATGCTCTACAGGGCACTGTGCTAGCTTCTTCTGACGCTGACGGCTTGCAGATTGA GTACGCAAGGTCAAAAATGAGGAAAAGCTAG
- the LOC4340149 gene encoding U1 small nuclear ribonucleoprotein A isoform X2 — protein MSLSHHLPPPPGDPYYVYAPHPYPDPQRQGVLTLFVAGLPDDVKPREIHNLFSSRPGFDHCLLEYTGRGNQVVAFVSFVNHQAALSAMSALNGTVFDPDTGDRLHIELAKSSSRKRHGDGGVYRVVDKRLKRKERAADHENAGDGGNDDDAWGEDDNGGNDVDTKHSGDGGSDEPLDTENDDSDEKNELPAERSGQPGLKQHRGQSLSDDQPDKLSSDIPPCSTLFVANLGHSCTEEELKEVLSKQPGFHLLKMRRRGGMPVAFADFTDIESSTAAMDALQGTVLASSDADGLQIEYARSKMRKS, from the exons ATGAGCCTCTCCCACcacctccccccgccgccgggaGACCCCTACTACGTGTACGCGCCGCACCCCTACCCAGATCCGCAGCGGCAGGGGGTACTCAcgctcttcgtcgccggcctccctgaCGACGTGAAGCCCCGGGAGATCCACAACCTCTTCTCCAGCCGCCCCGGCTTCGACCACTGCCTCCTCGAGTACACCGGCCGCGGGAACCAG GTGGTGGCCTTCGTGTCATTCGTTAATCATCAGGCGGCTCTTTCGGCAATGTCTGCTTTAAAT GGGACTGTATTTGATCCAGATACTGGAGACCGTTTGCACATTGAGCTAGCTAAATCGAGTTCACGTAAACGTCATGGAG ATGGTGGGGTTTATAGAGTTGTTGACAAACGACttaagagaaaagaaagagctGCTGACCATGAGAATGCTGGTGATGGAGGTAATGATGATGATGCATGGGGCGAGGATGATAATGGTGGTAATGATG TTGACACCAAACATTCAGGAGATGGTGGATCTGATGAGCCATTGGACACAGAAAATGATGATTCCGACGAAAAGAATGAATTACCAGCAGAACGGAG TGGTCAACCAGGGCTTAAGCAGCATAGGGGGCAATCTCTTTCAGAT GATCAACCAGACAAATTGTCAAGTGATATTCCACCTTGTTCTACTTTATTTGTTGCAAATTTGGGTCACTCATGCACAGAGGAAGAGCTAAAGGAAGTTTTATCTAA GCAACCTGGATTTCATTTGCTTAAAATGCGCCGTCGTGGTGGAATGCCAGTAGCTTTTGCTGATTTTACG GATATCGAGTCCTCTACGGCTGCTATGGATGCTCTACAGGGCACTGTGCTAGCTTCTTCTGACGCTGACGGCTTGCAGATTGA GTACGCAAGGTCAAAAATGAGGAAAAGCTAG
- the LOC136356892 gene encoding uncharacterized protein encodes MDVNVVVLPTVVSHSCRLTVVVEPFDKVVEIKQKVESCYGIPVTAQCLLYWNRELADDHDIEYYPIFDGSHVLLLLHWQVAARFCWIHGLAKWSGGDTTHDMVHVTAYLPPASWGRKVTVFARREESVAALKRRIHGVQKMAMPLPECMWLGVNDFVCGGLMVMLDHWPLGAYVEFDSGVVEVTIVDCNKMVEAGSSGGSNRNTNVDANDSKIVIGLLMEGSRSQHMDFLLEASPADMVATLREQLNDNFEGSPETPLLAEGDYHFELNRVAMNEELSLEAHGVVESGETIMIIFGRLPAPRRE; translated from the coding sequence ATGGATGTGAACGTTGTGGTATTGCCGACGGTGGTCAGCCATAGTTGCCGCCTGACCGTCGTGGTCGAGCCCTTCGACAAGGTTGTCGAGATCAAGCAGAAGGTGGAGAGTTGCTATGGCATCCCGGTGACCGCGCAATGCCTTTTATACTGGAACAGGGAGCTCGCTGATGACCATGACATTGAGTATTATCCCATCTTCGATGGCTCGCATGTCCTGCTTCTCCTCCATTGGCAGGTGGCGGCGAGGTTCTGCTGGATCCATGGGCTGGCcaagtggagcggcggcgacacgacGCATGATATGGTCCATGTCACCGCCTACCTCCCACCGGCTAGCTGGGGACGGAAGGTCACGGTGTTCGCCCGTCGCGAGGAGAGCGTGGCCGCCCTAAAACGCCGCATCCACGGTGTGCAAAAAATGGCCATGCCCCTGCCGGAGTGCATGTGGTTGGGCGTCAACGACTTCGTGTGTGGCGGCCTCATGGTGATGTTGGATCACTGGCCTCTAGGTGCCTATGTCGAGTTCGACTCCGGCGTGGTGGAGGTGACGATTGTTGATTGCAACAAGATGGTGGAGGCAGGAAGCAGCGGTGGCAGCAACCGCAACACCAATGTGGATGCCAACGACAGTAAGATTGTGATCGGGTTGCTGATGGAGGGCTCACGCTCGCAGCACATGGATTTCTTGTTGGAGGCATCGCCGGCGGACATGGTCGCCACCCTGCGGGAGCAGCTGAATGACAACTTCGAGGGCAGCCCTGAGACGCCATTGCTGGCCGAAGGGGACTACCACTTCGAGCTCAACAGGGTGGCCATGAACGAGGAACTGTCACTGGAGGCGCACGGTGTCGTTGAGTCTGGTGAAACCATCATGATAATTTTCGGGAGGTTGCCTGCACCTAGGCGTGAATAA
- the LOC4340148 gene encoding coniferyl alcohol acyltransferase has product MPPPPPPLGRFGVEVTARTLVRASDPPPGFPAVLPVSNLDLILGSFNVSLIVVYPAPARGFAAVAAAVRAALPAFLSRFFPFAGRVVADAATGIPEVACDNAGAELVLADAGVALADVDFADADRSLGTIQLPYEQGIALSLQLVRFKCGGFSMSWGTNHLLVDGHGLTALPTAWAEMLRTGGLSWEPHHDRRSLFRPRSPPRHGASLDAEFTRYAPGSLVNPLLAAALVRRNYVVGADDLDRLRAAASTASRRATRLEALSAHVWKLLAAATHGSDARCRLAWLVDGRRRLDPAKYDPTLVSSYLGNVVTYASRESPVEAITSSPLADVAAMAGAAIGEVFRQERYEELVDWMELRKAAAFKNGEKWTETVGIGTGSPAVVVSAFVPFRVDGDFGFGSPALVMPWVRPGRLGSAAMTVARSPREDGSWVVSARLWPRLADAIEADPDAVLKPATAARLGLARRAPAAADVARHASRL; this is encoded by the coding sequence atgccgccgccgccgccgccgctcggccgcTTCGGCGTCGAGGTCACCGCCCGGACGTTGGTCCGGGCGTCCGACCCGCCGCCGGGCTTCCCCGCCGTGCTCCCCGTCTCCAACCTCGACCTCATCCTCGGCTCCTTCAACGTCTCCCTCATCGTCGTCtacccggcgccggcgcgcgggttcgccgcggtggccgcggcggtgcGCGCCGCCCTGCCCGCGTTCCTCTCCCGCTTCTTCCCCTTCGCCGGCCGCGTCGtggccgacgccgccacggGCATCCCCGAGGTCGCGTGCGACAACGCCGGGGCCGAGCTTGTCCTGGCCGACGCCGGCGTCGCGCTCGCCGACGTGGACTTCGCCGACGCCGACCGGTCGTTGGGGACCATCCAGTTGCCGTACGAGCAGGGCATCGCGCTGTCGCTGCAGCTCGTGCGGTTCAAGTGCGGCGGCTTCTCGATGTCGTGGGGCACCAACCACCTGCTCGTCGACGGCCATGGCCTCACCGCGCTGCCCACCGCGTGGGCGGAGATGCTCCGCACCGGTGGCCTCTCGTGGGAGCCCCACCACGACCGGCGCTCCCTCTTCCGGCCGCGCTCCCCGCCGCGGCACGGCGCGTCGCTCGACGCCGAGTTCACGCGGTACGCGCCGGGGAGCCTCGTCAacccgctcctcgccgccgctctcgtgcGGCGCAACTAcgtcgtcggcgccgacgacctcgaccgcctccgcgcggcggccagcaccgcctcccgccgcgccacgcGACTCGAGGCGCTCTCCGCGCACGTCTGGAAGCTCCTCGCCGCGGCCACCCACGGCTCCGACGCGCGCTGCCGCCTCGCGTGGCTCGTCGACGGGCGGAGGCGGCTCGACCCGGCCAAGTACGATCCAACCCTCGTGAGCAGCTACctcgggaacgtggtgacctaCGCTTCGAGGGAGTCTCCGGTGGAGGCGATCACGTCCTCACCGCTCGCCGACGTGGCGGCCATGGCCGGCGCGGCCATCGGCGAGGTGTTCCGGCAGGAGCGGTACGAGGAGCTCGTGGACTGGATGGAGCTCCGCAAGGCGGCGGCGTTCAAGAATGGCGAGAAGTGGACGGAGACGGTGGGGATCGGCACGGGGAGCCCGGCGGTGGTGGTCTCGGCGTTCGTGCCGTTCAGGGTGGACGGCGACTTCGGGTTCGGGTCGCCGGCGCTGGTGATGCCATGGGTGCGGCCGGGCCGGCTCGGAtcggcggcgatgacggtggCGCGGAGCCCCAGGGAGGACGGGTCGTGGGTGGTGTCAGCCAGGCTATGGCCGCGGCTCGCCGACGCCATCGAGGCGGATCCGGACGCCGTGCTCAagccggccacggcggcgcggctcggcctcgctcgccgcgcgccggcggccgccgacgtGGCGCGCCATGCGAGCCGCTTGTGA
- the LOC4340149 gene encoding polyadenylate-binding protein 2 isoform X4, with product MSLSHHLPPPPGDPYYVYAPHPYPDPQRQGVLTLFVAGLPDDVKPREIHNLFSSRPGFDHCLLEYTGRGNQVVAFVSFVNHQAALSAMSALNGTVFDPDTGDRLHIELAKSSSRKRHGDGGVYRVVDKRLKRKERAADHENAGDGGNDDDAWGEDDNGGNDDGGSDEPLDTENDDSDEKNELPAERSSGQPGLKQHRGQSLSDDQPDKLSSDIPPCSTLFVANLGHSCTEEELKEVLSKQPGFHLLKMRRRGGMPVAFADFTDIESSTAAMDALQGTVLASSDADGLQIEYARSKMRKS from the exons ATGAGCCTCTCCCACcacctccccccgccgccgggaGACCCCTACTACGTGTACGCGCCGCACCCCTACCCAGATCCGCAGCGGCAGGGGGTACTCAcgctcttcgtcgccggcctccctgaCGACGTGAAGCCCCGGGAGATCCACAACCTCTTCTCCAGCCGCCCCGGCTTCGACCACTGCCTCCTCGAGTACACCGGCCGCGGGAACCAG GTGGTGGCCTTCGTGTCATTCGTTAATCATCAGGCGGCTCTTTCGGCAATGTCTGCTTTAAAT GGGACTGTATTTGATCCAGATACTGGAGACCGTTTGCACATTGAGCTAGCTAAATCGAGTTCACGTAAACGTCATGGAG ATGGTGGGGTTTATAGAGTTGTTGACAAACGACttaagagaaaagaaagagctGCTGACCATGAGAATGCTGGTGATGGAGGTAATGATGATGATGCATGGGGCGAGGATGATAATGGTGGTAATGATG ATGGTGGATCTGATGAGCCATTGGACACAGAAAATGATGATTCCGACGAAAAGAATGAATTACCAGCAGAACGGAG TAGTGGTCAACCAGGGCTTAAGCAGCATAGGGGGCAATCTCTTTCAGAT GATCAACCAGACAAATTGTCAAGTGATATTCCACCTTGTTCTACTTTATTTGTTGCAAATTTGGGTCACTCATGCACAGAGGAAGAGCTAAAGGAAGTTTTATCTAA GCAACCTGGATTTCATTTGCTTAAAATGCGCCGTCGTGGTGGAATGCCAGTAGCTTTTGCTGATTTTACG GATATCGAGTCCTCTACGGCTGCTATGGATGCTCTACAGGGCACTGTGCTAGCTTCTTCTGACGCTGACGGCTTGCAGATTGA GTACGCAAGGTCAAAAATGAGGAAAAGCTAG
- the LOC4340149 gene encoding U1 small nuclear ribonucleoprotein A isoform X1 translates to MSLSHHLPPPPGDPYYVYAPHPYPDPQRQGVLTLFVAGLPDDVKPREIHNLFSSRPGFDHCLLEYTGRGNQVVAFVSFVNHQAALSAMSALNGTVFDPDTGDRLHIELAKSSSRKRHGDGGVYRVVDKRLKRKERAADHENAGDGGNDDDAWGEDDNGGNDVDTKHSGDGGSDEPLDTENDDSDEKNELPAERSSGQPGLKQHRGQSLSDDQPDKLSSDIPPCSTLFVANLGHSCTEEELKEVLSKQPGFHLLKMRRRGGMPVAFADFTDIESSTAAMDALQGTVLASSDADGLQIEYARSKMRKS, encoded by the exons ATGAGCCTCTCCCACcacctccccccgccgccgggaGACCCCTACTACGTGTACGCGCCGCACCCCTACCCAGATCCGCAGCGGCAGGGGGTACTCAcgctcttcgtcgccggcctccctgaCGACGTGAAGCCCCGGGAGATCCACAACCTCTTCTCCAGCCGCCCCGGCTTCGACCACTGCCTCCTCGAGTACACCGGCCGCGGGAACCAG GTGGTGGCCTTCGTGTCATTCGTTAATCATCAGGCGGCTCTTTCGGCAATGTCTGCTTTAAAT GGGACTGTATTTGATCCAGATACTGGAGACCGTTTGCACATTGAGCTAGCTAAATCGAGTTCACGTAAACGTCATGGAG ATGGTGGGGTTTATAGAGTTGTTGACAAACGACttaagagaaaagaaagagctGCTGACCATGAGAATGCTGGTGATGGAGGTAATGATGATGATGCATGGGGCGAGGATGATAATGGTGGTAATGATG TTGACACCAAACATTCAGGAGATGGTGGATCTGATGAGCCATTGGACACAGAAAATGATGATTCCGACGAAAAGAATGAATTACCAGCAGAACGGAG TAGTGGTCAACCAGGGCTTAAGCAGCATAGGGGGCAATCTCTTTCAGAT GATCAACCAGACAAATTGTCAAGTGATATTCCACCTTGTTCTACTTTATTTGTTGCAAATTTGGGTCACTCATGCACAGAGGAAGAGCTAAAGGAAGTTTTATCTAA GCAACCTGGATTTCATTTGCTTAAAATGCGCCGTCGTGGTGGAATGCCAGTAGCTTTTGCTGATTTTACG GATATCGAGTCCTCTACGGCTGCTATGGATGCTCTACAGGGCACTGTGCTAGCTTCTTCTGACGCTGACGGCTTGCAGATTGA GTACGCAAGGTCAAAAATGAGGAAAAGCTAG
- the LOC4340149 gene encoding U1 small nuclear ribonucleoprotein A isoform X3: MSLSHHLPPPPGDPYYVYAPHPYPDPQRQGVLTLFVAGLPDDVKPREIHNLFSSRPGFDHCLLEYTGRGNQVVAFVSFVNHQAALSAMSALNGTVFDPDTGDRLHIELAKSSSRKRHGDGGVYRVVDKRLKRKERAADHENAGDGGNDDDAWGEDDNGGNDGDGGSDEPLDTENDDSDEKNELPAERSSGQPGLKQHRGQSLSDDQPDKLSSDIPPCSTLFVANLGHSCTEEELKEVLSKQPGFHLLKMRRRGGMPVAFADFTDIESSTAAMDALQGTVLASSDADGLQIEYARSKMRKS, from the exons ATGAGCCTCTCCCACcacctccccccgccgccgggaGACCCCTACTACGTGTACGCGCCGCACCCCTACCCAGATCCGCAGCGGCAGGGGGTACTCAcgctcttcgtcgccggcctccctgaCGACGTGAAGCCCCGGGAGATCCACAACCTCTTCTCCAGCCGCCCCGGCTTCGACCACTGCCTCCTCGAGTACACCGGCCGCGGGAACCAG GTGGTGGCCTTCGTGTCATTCGTTAATCATCAGGCGGCTCTTTCGGCAATGTCTGCTTTAAAT GGGACTGTATTTGATCCAGATACTGGAGACCGTTTGCACATTGAGCTAGCTAAATCGAGTTCACGTAAACGTCATGGAG ATGGTGGGGTTTATAGAGTTGTTGACAAACGACttaagagaaaagaaagagctGCTGACCATGAGAATGCTGGTGATGGAGGTAATGATGATGATGCATGGGGCGAGGATGATAATGGTGGTAATGATG GAGATGGTGGATCTGATGAGCCATTGGACACAGAAAATGATGATTCCGACGAAAAGAATGAATTACCAGCAGAACGGAG TAGTGGTCAACCAGGGCTTAAGCAGCATAGGGGGCAATCTCTTTCAGAT GATCAACCAGACAAATTGTCAAGTGATATTCCACCTTGTTCTACTTTATTTGTTGCAAATTTGGGTCACTCATGCACAGAGGAAGAGCTAAAGGAAGTTTTATCTAA GCAACCTGGATTTCATTTGCTTAAAATGCGCCGTCGTGGTGGAATGCCAGTAGCTTTTGCTGATTTTACG GATATCGAGTCCTCTACGGCTGCTATGGATGCTCTACAGGGCACTGTGCTAGCTTCTTCTGACGCTGACGGCTTGCAGATTGA GTACGCAAGGTCAAAAATGAGGAAAAGCTAG
- the LOC4340149 gene encoding U1 small nuclear ribonucleoprotein A isoform X5, translated as MSLSHHLPPPPGDPYYVYAPHPYPDPQRQGVLTLFVAGLPDDVKPREIHNLFSSRPGFDHCLLEYTGRGNQVVAFVSFVNHQAALSAMSALNGTVFDPDTGDRLHIELAKSSSRKRHGDGGVYRVVDKRLKRKERAADHENAGDGGNDDDAWGEDDNGGNDGDGGSDEPLDTENDDSDEKNELPAERSGQPGLKQHRGQSLSDDQPDKLSSDIPPCSTLFVANLGHSCTEEELKEVLSKQPGFHLLKMRRRGGMPVAFADFTDIESSTAAMDALQGTVLASSDADGLQIEYARSKMRKS; from the exons ATGAGCCTCTCCCACcacctccccccgccgccgggaGACCCCTACTACGTGTACGCGCCGCACCCCTACCCAGATCCGCAGCGGCAGGGGGTACTCAcgctcttcgtcgccggcctccctgaCGACGTGAAGCCCCGGGAGATCCACAACCTCTTCTCCAGCCGCCCCGGCTTCGACCACTGCCTCCTCGAGTACACCGGCCGCGGGAACCAG GTGGTGGCCTTCGTGTCATTCGTTAATCATCAGGCGGCTCTTTCGGCAATGTCTGCTTTAAAT GGGACTGTATTTGATCCAGATACTGGAGACCGTTTGCACATTGAGCTAGCTAAATCGAGTTCACGTAAACGTCATGGAG ATGGTGGGGTTTATAGAGTTGTTGACAAACGACttaagagaaaagaaagagctGCTGACCATGAGAATGCTGGTGATGGAGGTAATGATGATGATGCATGGGGCGAGGATGATAATGGTGGTAATGATG GAGATGGTGGATCTGATGAGCCATTGGACACAGAAAATGATGATTCCGACGAAAAGAATGAATTACCAGCAGAACGGAG TGGTCAACCAGGGCTTAAGCAGCATAGGGGGCAATCTCTTTCAGAT GATCAACCAGACAAATTGTCAAGTGATATTCCACCTTGTTCTACTTTATTTGTTGCAAATTTGGGTCACTCATGCACAGAGGAAGAGCTAAAGGAAGTTTTATCTAA GCAACCTGGATTTCATTTGCTTAAAATGCGCCGTCGTGGTGGAATGCCAGTAGCTTTTGCTGATTTTACG GATATCGAGTCCTCTACGGCTGCTATGGATGCTCTACAGGGCACTGTGCTAGCTTCTTCTGACGCTGACGGCTTGCAGATTGA GTACGCAAGGTCAAAAATGAGGAAAAGCTAG